The following coding sequences lie in one Novosphingobium sp. genomic window:
- a CDS encoding zinc-binding dehydrogenase: MNGTYRAIRLEKTAPSFREGCVIRDVPLTQPGDGQLRVRNLYCGINGIFDTQIARNSVDYVTITLPTYTGVEALGQVEAVGPGVTGLAVGDAVVTTRFTGGYREANIGPAGDFLKVPSTDPDWLALCSTGVSAMVALDVIGELKAGETVGISAAAGGLGHFLVQIAAQRGCHVVAVCGGAQKAAFVRSLGAARVIDYTAEDVRAVLDADYHNALDVAVDTVSGAIHDAFLANLANHGRLVVGGAAADLNGKPEIVSGPRIANAIYYKGASVRGFMNGLMTAHWPAAREKLFALYNEGRIKVHFDDPRYHGLESVFDGVERLLSGASSGKVIVDLETAR; encoded by the coding sequence GTGAACGGCACGTATCGCGCCATCCGTCTGGAAAAGACCGCGCCATCGTTCCGCGAGGGCTGCGTGATCCGCGACGTGCCGCTCACGCAGCCGGGAGATGGCCAGCTGCGCGTGCGCAACCTCTATTGCGGCATCAACGGCATCTTCGACACGCAGATCGCGCGCAACAGCGTCGATTATGTCACCATCACCCTGCCCACCTACACTGGGGTGGAAGCGCTGGGGCAGGTCGAGGCGGTGGGGCCGGGCGTGACAGGGCTGGCGGTGGGCGACGCGGTGGTCACCACGCGTTTCACCGGCGGCTACCGCGAGGCGAACATCGGTCCGGCGGGCGATTTCCTCAAGGTGCCTTCCACCGATCCCGACTGGCTGGCGCTGTGCAGCACCGGCGTATCGGCGATGGTCGCGCTCGATGTCATCGGGGAATTGAAGGCCGGAGAAACGGTGGGGATTTCCGCGGCGGCAGGCGGGCTCGGTCATTTCCTGGTCCAGATCGCCGCCCAGCGCGGATGCCATGTCGTGGCAGTCTGCGGCGGCGCGCAAAAGGCTGCCTTCGTGCGCTCGTTGGGCGCGGCGCGGGTGATCGATTACACGGCCGAGGATGTGCGCGCGGTGCTGGACGCCGACTATCACAATGCGCTCGACGTGGCGGTCGATACCGTATCCGGCGCTATCCATGATGCCTTTCTCGCCAATTTGGCCAATCATGGCCGTCTGGTGGTGGGCGGCGCGGCGGCGGACCTCAACGGCAAGCCCGAGATCGTCAGCGGCCCGCGCATCGCCAATGCCATCTATTACAAGGGCGCCTCGGTGCGCGGCTTCATGAATGGGCTGATGACCGCCCACTGGCCCGCCGCGCGCGAGAAGCTGTTTGCGCTATACAACGAGGGACGCATCAAGGTGCATTTTGATGATCCGCGCTACCATGGCCTTGAAAGCGTGTTTGACGGGGTGGAACGCCTGCTCTCCGGCGCGTCGAGCGGCAAGGTCATTGTCGATCTGGAGACGGCGCGGTGA
- the leuD gene encoding 3-isopropylmalate dehydratase small subunit, translated as MTPFTTLSGIAAPLLADNIDTDAIIPSREIKNTGRTGLAEGMFAPWRYTQGREPNPDFVLNQPAYAGAKILAGGSNFGCGSSREHAVWALAEYGIRCVIAPSFAPIFAANCIRNGLLPLVLPRDGVEAVAGHMVAIDLAAQTLTCEGVTHSFPIEEEARDMLLEGLDVIDLTLKSRSAIAAWTRADRAERPWIYL; from the coding sequence ATGACCCCCTTTACAACGCTTTCGGGCATTGCCGCCCCCTTGCTAGCCGACAACATCGACACCGACGCCATCATCCCGAGCCGCGAGATCAAAAACACCGGGCGCACCGGGCTGGCCGAGGGCATGTTCGCCCCTTGGCGTTACACACAGGGGCGTGAGCCCAATCCCGATTTCGTGCTGAACCAGCCCGCCTATGCCGGGGCCAAAATCCTCGCTGGGGGTTCCAACTTCGGTTGCGGCTCCAGCCGCGAGCATGCCGTCTGGGCGCTAGCCGAATATGGCATTCGCTGCGTGATCGCACCCAGCTTCGCACCGATTTTCGCCGCCAACTGCATCCGCAACGGCCTGTTGCCGCTGGTGCTGCCCCGCGATGGGGTGGAGGCCGTTGCCGGCCACATGGTCGCCATTGATCTGGCGGCGCAGACACTAACCTGCGAGGGCGTGACCCACAGTTTCCCGATCGAGGAGGAGGCGCGGGACATGCTGCTCGAAGGGCTCGATGTCATCGATCTCACCCTCAAATCGCGCAGCGCGATCGCGGCCTGGACCCGCGCCGACCGTGCCGAGCGCCCATGGATCTACCTATGA
- a CDS encoding arylmalonate decarboxylase, translating to MGDVLGWRKLLGVIAPSTNTVVQPDMERMRPVGVTNHISRIHVEDPVALSNEDFLVGTQAISDATLDAVRSVMTARVDYLVLGMSAVTFYGGVEGSRAWKANVEAVAGVGASTGAESVAAALKAYGGVRTVSFVSPYYPVANAEVRRFLEESGFEVKRDTPLQCKCWTDIAKVSPDDLRPVLDALDGDDVDAIVQVGTNLSMVDLAVEYERKLSKPVIAINTATYWHGLRACGIEDRIEGVGRLLAEF from the coding sequence ATGGGTGACGTTCTGGGCTGGCGCAAGCTGCTGGGCGTGATTGCCCCTTCCACCAACACCGTGGTCCAGCCCGATATGGAGCGCATGCGCCCGGTTGGGGTGACCAACCATATCAGCCGGATCCACGTAGAGGACCCGGTGGCCCTGTCGAATGAGGATTTCCTCGTCGGAACCCAGGCCATTTCCGATGCGACCCTTGATGCGGTGCGCTCAGTGATGACGGCCAGGGTCGATTATCTGGTGCTGGGCATGTCGGCGGTCACCTTCTACGGCGGGGTTGAGGGCAGCCGCGCGTGGAAGGCCAATGTCGAGGCGGTTGCTGGCGTCGGCGCCAGCACGGGTGCCGAGAGCGTGGCTGCCGCGCTCAAGGCCTATGGCGGGGTCAGGACCGTCAGCTTCGTCTCGCCCTATTACCCGGTCGCCAATGCCGAAGTGCGGCGCTTTCTGGAGGAATCGGGCTTCGAGGTGAAACGTGACACGCCCCTGCAGTGCAAGTGCTGGACCGACATTGCCAAGGTATCGCCCGATGATCTGCGCCCGGTTCTCGACGCGCTGGATGGCGATGATGTCGACGCCATCGTCCAGGTGGGCACCAATCTGTCGATGGTCGATCTGGCGGTGGAGTATGAACGCAAGCTGTCCAAGCCGGTGATCGCCATCAACACGGCTACCTATTGGCACGGTCTGCGGGCCTGCGGGATCGAGGACAGGATCGAGGGTGTGGGCCGTTTGCTGGCCGAATTCTAG
- a CDS encoding CaiB/BaiF CoA-transferase family protein → MSQNPTPLAGLRVIEFTHMVMGPAVGHILASLGAEVIRIEPLGGDATRRLLGSGSGYFSMYNRGKQSICLDLKSPEGVDVARDLIGGADILVENFRPGALDRMGLSYEAMSTVNPRLIYCSEKGFLPGPYENRTALDEVAQMMGGLAYMTGPPGRPLRAGSSVIDVTGAMFGVIGILAALEERHRTGKGQKVVASLFETTTYLVGQHMAQFAVTGKAAAPMPARISAWAIYDVFETKDLPIFLGVVSDTLWEKFCALMGFDDLWADESLRANNSRVLARDRILPVVREKVAGYTRAEVIALMEGTGIPFAPVRKPEELFDDPQLAEGGLEPVVLDDGRETRLPTVPLEMAGLRPGAEQHLPQPGRDARSVLAALGYDESRVEALIAQGTVGAL, encoded by the coding sequence TTGAGCCAGAATCCCACTCCGCTCGCGGGACTGCGCGTTATTGAGTTCACCCATATGGTGATGGGCCCGGCGGTAGGTCACATTCTGGCCAGTCTTGGCGCCGAGGTGATCCGCATCGAGCCGTTGGGCGGGGACGCCACCCGCCGCCTGCTCGGCTCGGGCTCGGGCTATTTCTCGATGTACAACCGGGGCAAGCAGTCGATCTGCCTCGACCTCAAATCGCCCGAAGGCGTGGATGTGGCGCGCGACCTGATCGGGGGCGCCGACATTCTGGTTGAGAATTTCCGCCCCGGCGCGCTCGACCGCATGGGCCTGTCCTATGAAGCGATGAGCACGGTCAATCCGCGCCTCATCTATTGCAGTGAAAAGGGCTTTCTGCCCGGCCCTTACGAAAACCGCACGGCGCTCGACGAGGTGGCCCAGATGATGGGTGGCCTGGCCTATATGACCGGACCGCCGGGGCGTCCGCTGCGCGCGGGCAGCAGCGTCATCGACGTGACGGGCGCGATGTTCGGCGTCATCGGCATTCTGGCCGCGTTGGAGGAACGCCACCGCACTGGGAAGGGCCAAAAGGTTGTCGCCAGCCTGTTTGAGACAACAACCTATTTGGTTGGCCAGCACATGGCCCAGTTCGCGGTGACCGGGAAGGCTGCCGCCCCGATGCCGGCACGCATTTCGGCCTGGGCCATCTATGACGTGTTCGAGACGAAAGACCTGCCCATTTTTCTTGGCGTGGTGTCCGACACATTGTGGGAAAAGTTTTGCGCGCTCATGGGTTTTGACGATTTATGGGCCGATGAAAGCCTGCGCGCCAACAACAGCCGCGTGCTGGCGCGCGATCGCATCCTGCCTGTCGTGCGTGAAAAGGTCGCGGGTTACACCCGCGCGGAGGTCATCGCGCTGATGGAGGGGACTGGCATTCCCTTTGCCCCGGTCAGGAAGCCCGAGGAACTGTTCGACGACCCGCAATTGGCCGAGGGTGGCCTGGAACCGGTGGTGCTCGACGATGGACGCGAGACTCGGCTGCCCACCGTGCCGCTGGAGATGGCAGGCCTCCGCCCCGGTGCCGAGCAGCACCTGCCCCAGCCCGGCCGCGATGCCCGCTCGGTGCTGGCGGCGCTGGGCTATGATGAAAGCAGGGTAGAAGCGCTCATCGCGCAAGGAACGGTGGGCGCTTTGTAA
- a CDS encoding NAD(P)/FAD-dependent oxidoreductase has translation MTGVERCQVAIVGAGPVGTVLATLLAKAGYDVTVFEAGADCAQDLRASTFHPSTLEMLDEIGITSMLLERGLKAPVYHWRDRASGEVIDFDLAEIADATRYPFRIQCEQYHLSRGLAEGLAQYSNARVLFGHRLLTFEQDDAGVNLAVETMTDILRYRCDYLIGADGANSIVRKWLGIEFDGFTYPERFLTLSTPLELAEFLPNLAYVNYVSDPSEWLVLLRVPSVWRVLVPTDASLGDEHLKSDAFKDGIFRRLLGSDLQVETGHRTLYRVHQRVAKSFGHGRVYLAGDAAHLNNPLGGFGMNSGVHDAFNLFEKLQPALKAGKPTEDLALYDRQRRTVTHSFTQQQTMDNMAYIKGGSDEAHKRRREAMLQLKANDEKRRAYLMRQAMYESLAQADAVA, from the coding sequence ATGACAGGGGTAGAACGATGCCAGGTTGCGATCGTCGGGGCGGGCCCCGTCGGCACGGTTCTGGCCACTCTCTTGGCCAAGGCCGGCTATGATGTCACCGTGTTCGAAGCCGGTGCGGATTGTGCGCAGGACCTGCGTGCATCGACCTTCCATCCGTCGACGCTCGAAATGCTCGACGAGATCGGCATCACTTCCATGCTGCTCGAGCGTGGTCTCAAAGCGCCGGTCTATCACTGGCGCGACCGGGCCAGCGGCGAGGTAATCGACTTCGACCTGGCCGAAATTGCTGACGCCACGCGCTATCCCTTCCGAATCCAGTGCGAGCAGTATCACCTCTCGCGCGGGCTGGCCGAGGGGCTGGCACAATATTCCAACGCCAGGGTGCTCTTCGGCCATCGCCTGCTCACCTTCGAGCAGGACGATGCGGGGGTGAACCTTGCGGTGGAAACCATGACGGACATCCTGCGCTATCGCTGCGATTACCTGATCGGTGCCGATGGTGCCAATTCGATCGTCCGCAAGTGGCTGGGCATCGAATTTGACGGCTTCACCTATCCCGAACGCTTCCTCACCCTGTCCACCCCGCTGGAACTGGCCGAGTTTCTGCCAAATCTGGCCTATGTGAACTATGTGTCAGATCCGTCGGAATGGTTGGTGCTGCTGCGCGTGCCCTCGGTGTGGCGCGTGCTGGTGCCGACCGACGCCTCGCTGGGCGACGAGCATCTGAAATCGGACGCCTTCAAGGACGGCATTTTCCGCCGCCTGCTGGGCAGCGACCTGCAGGTGGAAACCGGCCACCGCACGCTCTACCGCGTGCATCAGCGCGTGGCCAAGAGCTTTGGCCATGGCCGCGTCTATCTGGCCGGAGATGCGGCGCATCTCAACAATCCGCTGGGCGGCTTCGGCATGAATTCGGGCGTGCATGACGCCTTCAACCTGTTCGAAAAGCTGCAGCCCGCGCTGAAAGCCGGCAAGCCGACCGAGGATCTGGCGCTCTATGACCGTCAGCGCCGCACCGTGACGCACAGCTTCACCCAGCAGCAGACGATGGACAACATGGCCTATATCAAGGGCGGTTCGGACGAGGCTCACAAGCGCCGCCGCGAGGCGATGCTGCAGCTCAAGGCCAATGACGAGAAGCGCCGGGCCTATTTGATGCGGCAGGCGATGTATGAAAGCCTGGCGCAGGCCGATGCCGTGGCTTGA
- a CDS encoding hydroxymethylglutaryl-CoA lyase, with amino-acid sequence MTFITLSEVGPRDGLQSIKPVMPLDAKKAWIAAEAACGVREIEVGSFVPPSLLPQMADTAELVRFARGIEGLNVVALAPNAKGAARAVEAGVHGFSAPFSMSETHSIRNVRKDHKQMVEEIAAMAAIAAQGGVHFAVGLSTAFGCTIEGAVPEATVVRLAVASVEAGAKELSLSDTTGYADPAQVRCLVRAVRAEVGEVLTTLHLHNTRGLGLANALAGLDEGITTLDASLGGLGGCPYAPGASGNLVTEDLVLMLNAMGYETGIDLEKLLTVRAILTEALPGEPLYGFTPDAGVMMDYHERMAR; translated from the coding sequence ATGACCTTCATCACCCTCTCCGAAGTCGGCCCGCGCGATGGGCTGCAGTCGATCAAGCCGGTCATGCCGCTCGATGCCAAAAAGGCATGGATTGCCGCTGAAGCGGCCTGCGGCGTGCGCGAGATCGAGGTGGGCAGTTTCGTTCCGCCCAGCCTGCTGCCCCAGATGGCCGATACCGCCGAACTGGTCCGCTTTGCGCGCGGGATCGAGGGGCTCAACGTCGTGGCGCTGGCGCCAAATGCCAAGGGCGCGGCGCGTGCGGTCGAAGCGGGCGTTCACGGCTTTTCCGCGCCTTTTTCGATGAGCGAAACCCATTCCATCCGCAATGTTCGCAAGGATCACAAGCAGATGGTCGAAGAGATTGCGGCCATGGCTGCCATTGCGGCGCAGGGGGGCGTGCATTTCGCTGTCGGTCTCTCGACCGCCTTTGGCTGCACCATCGAGGGGGCCGTGCCCGAGGCCACCGTCGTGCGGCTGGCCGTGGCCAGCGTCGAGGCGGGGGCGAAGGAACTGAGCCTCTCGGACACCACCGGCTATGCCGATCCGGCGCAGGTGCGCTGTCTGGTGCGCGCCGTGCGCGCCGAGGTGGGCGAGGTGCTGACGACGCTGCACTTGCACAACACGCGCGGGCTGGGGCTGGCCAATGCGCTGGCCGGGCTCGATGAGGGCATCACCACGCTCGACGCCTCGCTGGGTGGGCTGGGCGGCTGTCCCTATGCGCCGGGCGCCTCGGGCAATCTGGTGACCGAGGATCTCGTGCTGATGCTGAACGCGATGGGCTATGAGACCGGGATCGATCTGGAAAAACTGCTGACGGTGCGTGCCATCCTGACCGAGGCGCTGCCCGGCGAACCGCTGTATGGTTTCACGCCCGATGCCGGCGTGATGATGGATTATCATGAAAGGATGGCCCGTTGA
- a CDS encoding FAD-dependent oxidoreductase, whose amino-acid sequence MIDFEYSLPVVVVGGGACGCIAALAARDAGAEVLLVEADERPMGTTGMSMGLICAAGTQAQRAKGIADTAQSLYDDIMAKTKGLADPGIARLLADESGPTLDWMTQRLGLPWELDLGFKPAYGLSTYRMHGWHGHAGQDMVDLLHQRLDDEGVMVMLGARLQEIHADSDGTVRGITLARRDGSLEHVGCEALILASGGFAGNHAMVAQHIPVMAQARNNGHEGNDGTAVRLGQRLGAGVGDMGAYQGYAMLTDPQGISVVPGVIVDGGILVNAQGERFCDESEDIAGMVHPVMAQGGPCWVIYDERIAAAQAYTPDMQALASLNAARRGEDASALATAIDVPGEALAEALADAAHAKASGQPDRMGRRWDDASPPQGPLLALKVVGAIYHTQGGLLIDGAARVLREDGTPFPNLFAGGGAARSVSGPAHWGYLPAMGLCTAVTLGRRAGLSAAQRAMQG is encoded by the coding sequence ATGATCGACTTCGAATATTCACTGCCGGTGGTGGTCGTGGGTGGGGGTGCCTGCGGCTGCATCGCGGCGCTGGCCGCACGCGATGCCGGGGCCGAGGTGCTGCTGGTGGAGGCGGACGAGCGGCCGATGGGCACCACCGGCATGTCGATGGGGCTGATCTGCGCTGCGGGCACGCAGGCTCAGCGGGCCAAGGGCATCGCCGACACCGCCCAGTCGCTCTACGACGACATCATGGCCAAGACAAAGGGCCTGGCCGATCCGGGGATCGCCCGGCTGCTGGCCGATGAATCGGGCCCGACGCTGGACTGGATGACGCAGCGCCTGGGTCTGCCATGGGAGCTCGATCTGGGGTTCAAGCCTGCTTACGGGCTGTCGACCTATCGCATGCATGGCTGGCACGGCCATGCCGGGCAGGACATGGTCGATCTGTTGCACCAGCGGCTCGACGATGAAGGCGTGATGGTGATGCTGGGCGCGCGACTTCAGGAGATTCACGCCGACAGCGACGGCACCGTGCGCGGCATCACACTGGCGCGGCGCGATGGTTCGCTCGAACATGTCGGCTGCGAGGCGCTGATTCTGGCCAGTGGTGGCTTTGCCGGCAATCACGCGATGGTGGCGCAGCACATTCCGGTTATGGCGCAGGCACGCAACAATGGCCACGAAGGCAATGACGGCACTGCGGTGCGGTTGGGCCAGCGCCTGGGCGCTGGAGTCGGCGACATGGGTGCCTATCAGGGCTATGCCATGCTGACCGATCCTCAGGGCATTTCCGTGGTGCCCGGCGTGATTGTCGATGGCGGCATCCTCGTCAACGCGCAAGGGGAACGGTTTTGCGACGAGAGCGAGGACATCGCCGGCATGGTGCATCCCGTCATGGCGCAGGGCGGCCCGTGCTGGGTCATCTATGACGAAAGGATCGCGGCCGCGCAGGCCTATACGCCGGACATGCAGGCACTCGCCAGCTTGAACGCGGCCCGGCGGGGCGAGGATGCCTCCGCGCTGGCCACCGCCATCGACGTGCCCGGCGAAGCGCTGGCCGAGGCCTTGGCCGATGCTGCCCATGCCAAGGCGAGCGGCCAGCCCGACAGAATGGGGCGCCGCTGGGACGATGCGAGCCCGCCACAGGGCCCGCTTCTTGCCCTCAAGGTGGTGGGCGCGATCTACCATACCCAGGGCGGATTGCTGATCGACGGGGCGGCCCGCGTGTTGCGAGAGGACGGAACGCCCTTCCCCAATCTGTTCGCGGGCGGAGGCGCGGCGCGCAGCGTCTCTGGCCCGGCCCATTGGGGTTATCTGCCAGCGATGGGTCTTTGCACAGCGGTGACGCTGGGGCGGCGTGCTGGCCTGTCGGCAGCCCAACGCGCGATGCAGGGCTGA
- a CDS encoding FAD-binding oxidoreductase encodes MSTQASLAPTLLPSDLRAALAAIVGEANLRDDAQSLALVSEDIWSVSPHRALLIVAPANTQELAAVVRLAAQAGVDLAPRGAGMSYTSGYIPATDTTITLGMQRMNRILAISKDDMTITVEAGCSWKAIDDALAPLGLRLPFWGPMSGIWSTIGGGLSNLNAMFGCGHYGTSSESVIAISVVLADGSVLKTGARGTDGETPFYRHYGPDLAGLFMGDAGTLGIKAEVTFRLMRRPQHEDSASFSFKTGPQMLEALAEMARAGIAAETCGFDPGLTKVRMRRMGMTADVKALGAVMLKEKNLFKSIKSAVKMATAGRNFIEEEEYPLHITAEGRSAEGVAHDMATAREIAARFDGVEIANTIAKVIRAMPFPPPNSILGPEGESWVPVHGQVSLTNAPKMFTDIKAYFDSMQGAFDRLGIHTGFLFSTLHNNAIVMEPVFFWPQGYRPIHASMVEPSHLAKLRQLGDAPEASALVNEAREQVKRICESYGCAHFQIGRSYRYRESRNEPFLRVLDAVKAVVDPKGTFNPSGLGFPQ; translated from the coding sequence ATGTCGACGCAAGCCTCGCTGGCCCCGACCTTACTGCCCTCCGACCTTCGCGCGGCCCTGGCGGCCATCGTGGGCGAAGCGAACCTGCGCGACGATGCCCAGAGCCTGGCGCTGGTCAGCGAGGATATCTGGAGCGTGTCCCCCCACCGCGCCCTGTTGATCGTGGCGCCCGCCAACACGCAGGAATTGGCCGCCGTGGTGCGTCTGGCAGCGCAGGCCGGGGTGGACCTGGCCCCGCGCGGCGCCGGCATGAGCTACACCAGCGGCTATATTCCCGCGACCGACACGACCATTACGCTCGGCATGCAGCGGATGAACCGCATCCTGGCGATCAGCAAGGATGACATGACCATCACCGTCGAGGCGGGCTGCTCGTGGAAGGCGATCGACGATGCGCTCGCTCCTCTCGGCCTGCGCCTGCCGTTCTGGGGGCCGATGAGCGGCATCTGGTCGACCATCGGCGGCGGCCTCTCCAACCTCAACGCCATGTTCGGCTGCGGCCACTATGGCACCTCTTCGGAAAGCGTGATCGCCATCAGCGTGGTGCTGGCCGATGGCTCGGTGCTCAAGACGGGTGCCCGCGGCACGGATGGCGAAACGCCCTTCTACCGTCATTACGGCCCCGATCTTGCCGGGCTGTTCATGGGTGATGCCGGCACGCTGGGGATCAAGGCGGAGGTCACCTTCCGCCTGATGCGCCGCCCCCAGCATGAGGACAGCGCCAGTTTCAGCTTCAAGACCGGGCCCCAGATGCTCGAAGCGCTGGCCGAAATGGCGCGCGCGGGCATCGCGGCGGAAACCTGCGGCTTTGACCCGGGCCTCACCAAGGTTCGCATGCGCCGCATGGGTATGACCGCCGACGTGAAAGCGCTGGGCGCGGTGATGCTCAAGGAAAAAAACCTTTTCAAGTCGATCAAATCGGCGGTGAAGATGGCCACAGCCGGGCGCAATTTCATCGAGGAGGAGGAATATCCCCTCCACATCACGGCGGAAGGACGCAGCGCGGAAGGCGTCGCTCACGACATGGCCACGGCGCGCGAGATTGCCGCCCGTTTTGACGGCGTGGAGATTGCCAACACCATCGCCAAGGTGATCCGCGCCATGCCCTTTCCCCCGCCCAACTCCATTCTGGGGCCCGAAGGCGAAAGCTGGGTTCCGGTGCATGGTCAGGTCAGCCTGACGAATGCGCCCAAGATGTTCACCGACATCAAGGCCTATTTCGACAGCATGCAGGGCGCGTTCGACCGGCTCGGCATCCACACCGGCTTCCTCTTCTCCACGCTGCACAACAACGCCATCGTGATGGAGCCGGTCTTCTTCTGGCCGCAGGGCTATCGCCCCATCCATGCCAGCATGGTGGAACCATCCCACCTCGCCAAGCTCAGGCAGTTGGGTGACGCGCCCGAAGCGAGCGCGCTGGTCAACGAGGCGCGCGAACAGGTGAAGCGCATCTGCGAAAGCTATGGCTGTGCCCATTTCCAGATCGGCCGCAGCTACAGATACCGCGAGAGCCGCAATGAACCGTTCCTGCGTGTGCTCGATGCGGTGAAGGCGGTGGTTGACCCCAAGGGCACGTTCAACCCGAGTGGTCTGGGATTCCCCCAGTGA
- a CDS encoding 3-isopropylmalate dehydratase large subunit, giving the protein MSLTLIDKIWDRHVVATTAAGADLVAIDRVFLHERTGAAALKSMAVSGRTLADPARVFAVMDHIVDTRIGRGDQTLMEGGQAFITETRAAAKAAGITLFDVTDPDQGITHVISPELGIVLPGCTLVAPDSHTCTQGALGAMAWGIGASEAEHAMATGVLRLPRPKTMRVRFEGALAPGVTAKDMALALIATHGAGGGAGHAVEFAGSAVTALDIEGRMTLCNMATEFSAMSAIIAPDETTFAYLAGRRYAPADFNDPYWQTLRSDDGAVFDREILIDAAAIAPMVSWGTSPEHAMPIDGVIPHGPQRAHDYIALAAGERIEGTPIDVAFIGSCTNARLSDLRRAAALLKGRHVAPTLRKAMVVPGSSAVKRAAEAEGLDKIFEAAGFEWRMSGCSLCFFAGGESFPPGSRSISSTNRNFEGRQGPGIRTHIASPEVVAASAIAGAIADPRKLAPTPIAAQAQA; this is encoded by the coding sequence GTGAGCTTGACGCTGATCGACAAGATCTGGGACCGCCATGTGGTGGCCACGACTGCGGCAGGGGCCGATCTGGTGGCGATCGACCGGGTCTTCCTGCACGAGCGCACGGGGGCTGCCGCGCTGAAAAGCATGGCGGTGTCGGGCCGTACGCTGGCCGATCCGGCGCGCGTGTTCGCGGTGATGGACCATATCGTGGACACGCGCATCGGGCGCGGCGACCAGACGCTGATGGAGGGCGGACAAGCCTTCATCACCGAAACCCGCGCTGCCGCCAAGGCGGCGGGCATTACGCTGTTCGATGTGACGGACCCCGATCAGGGCATCACCCATGTGATCTCGCCCGAACTGGGCATCGTGCTGCCCGGCTGCACGCTGGTTGCGCCTGACAGCCACACCTGCACCCAGGGCGCACTGGGCGCCATGGCCTGGGGCATCGGCGCTTCCGAGGCCGAGCACGCCATGGCGACAGGCGTACTACGCCTGCCCCGGCCCAAAACGATGCGCGTGCGCTTCGAGGGCGCGCTGGCACCGGGCGTCACCGCCAAGGACATGGCGCTGGCGCTGATCGCCACCCATGGCGCCGGCGGCGGCGCGGGCCATGCGGTGGAGTTTGCTGGAAGCGCGGTGACCGCGCTCGACATCGAGGGGCGAATGACACTGTGCAACATGGCGACCGAATTTTCCGCCATGTCCGCCATTATCGCGCCCGATGAGACAACCTTTGCCTATCTGGCCGGGCGCCGCTATGCGCCCGCCGACTTCAACGATCCCTATTGGCAGACGCTGCGCAGCGACGATGGCGCCGTCTTCGACCGCGAGATCCTGATCGATGCCGCAGCGATCGCGCCCATGGTAAGCTGGGGCACCAGCCCAGAGCATGCCATGCCGATCGACGGTGTCATCCCGCATGGACCGCAGCGCGCCCATGACTACATCGCATTGGCCGCGGGTGAGCGGATTGAGGGCACGCCCATCGACGTTGCCTTCATCGGTAGTTGCACCAACGCCCGCCTTTCTGACCTGCGCCGGGCGGCGGCGCTGCTCAAAGGGCGCCATGTCGCTCCCACCCTTCGCAAGGCCATGGTGGTGCCGGGCAGCAGCGCGGTGAAGCGCGCCGCCGAGGCGGAAGGTCTCGACAAGATCTTCGAGGCGGCCGGGTTTGAATGGCGGATGAGCGGATGCTCGCTGTGCTTCTTTGCCGGGGGCGAGAGCTTCCCGCCCGGCAGCCGCAGCATCAGCAGCACCAACCGCAATTTCGAGGGGCGGCAGGGTCCGGGCATCCGTACCCATATTGCCAGCCCAGAAGTCGTGGCGGCCAGCGCCATCGCCGGCGCCATTGCCGACCCGCGCAAGCTGGCCCCCACCCCCATCGCGGCACAGGCACAAGCATGA